Within the Alteromonas sp. M12 genome, the region CGTCAATGCACATGCATTTCCCAAAGACTAATTATATGAACCTAAACACAAGGGATTCACAACAGTGACACATCAAAAAACAACTACACCTTTTTCTATTGCTCCTTCTTTAAAGAGCAAAACCCTAGTGGCTATAGCCGTCGCTACCTGTTTATCACCAATGAGTCTGTACGCACAATCTAACGCAACTGGAGCAAATGATGCTGAGGTCGAGCGTGTGCTAGTGACCTCTCGTAAACGTTCAGAAGATATGAACGATGTGCCAATTAGCATTAACGTGGTAACTGACGAACTAATTGATAACTTAGGCGCTGCCGACTTTACCGATTTATTAGGCGTAGTGCCAAGCTTAACCTCTTATCAAAATGGCCCAGGAAGAACCCGCTTATCTATTCGTGGCGTGGCTAATGGTGGCGGTAATGACAACGATACACAAAACCAAGAAACTGTCGGCATTTATATGGATGAAATTCCAATTTCCATGGGCGGCATGAACCCAGAGTTTGCATTGTTTGATTTGAAACGTGTAGAAGTATTGCGCGGCCCTCAAGGGACTCTATTTGGCGCAGGTTCAATGACAGGTACGGTTCGACTAGTTTCAAACGAGCCTGATCTTAACGAATTTGGTGGTCGCTATGAAGCCACTGCATCTTCTATCAGCCATGGTTCACAAAACTATTCGGTGAAAGGTCTGATCAATGCCCCGGTCATCGAAAACCAGTTGGCCTTTCGTGCAAGTGGCTATTACATGGACAACGGTGGTTATATTGATAATGAAGTCACTGGCGAAAAAGATCTTAACGATGGCATATCGAAAGGTGCTAAAATCTCGACTTTGTACTTCCCTACCGACAATTTGCGTGCGGAATTAACCCTACTTCACCATAACTATTCAGATAATGGCTATCCACAAGACATCGACTCTACTCCGTTTTTAACCAGAAACTATACGTCTTTCGATGGCTTTGATGATGAAGTAAATATTGCCAATCTAACCTTGAAATATGACCTAGAGTGGGCTGAATTGGTCAGTTCTACTTCGTATTTTGATCGCTCGATCATTAACAGACGTTCGTTAGATTTATTATTTGAGTCGGCGCTTCCTCCCGAGGTCACGCCACACGAACTCATCGATTTCACTGACTCTGAAGTCTGGGTGCAAGAACTACGCTTAGCCTCAACCACCGATGATAAGTTGCAGTGGACTGTGGGTGCTTATGCTGACAAAAAAGATGTGTTTTATGAAAACACCTTTCCTGTTCCAGGAGCGGACGCAATATTGGGCGTGCCTTCTTCGGCCTTTGGCGCACCAGAGGACCACTTGTACTACGGTTTTGACGATCTAACCGTAGAGACCTATGCGTTATTCGGTGAAGCATATTACGACATTGGTGATCTTTCTATCACAGCCGGTTTACGTTATTTCAACTGGAAACAAAATATCGAGTTCTACCAGTCTGGTTTGTTCAACGGTGAATCAAACGGTGATATTCGACCTGAAAGTACCACTGATGGCGTCAATCCGAAACTGAACGTGTCATATCGTTTAAATGACGAAGTTTTGGTTTATGCTCAAGCTGCGAAAGGCTTCCGTTACGGTGGCATCAACGGCGCGATTCCTGAATCAGTTTGTTCTGAAGAATTGGCTCAAGTTGAACGTGAAGGCGGCGATACACGCTTCTTTAAACCAGATGAAATTTGGAATTACGAGGCAGGTATAAAAGGCGTGTCCAGTGATGGTATGTTTAGTTATAACGCAACTGTTTTCCACATTGATTGGAGCGATATGCAAACCAGCCGCT harbors:
- a CDS encoding TonB-dependent receptor; this translates as MAPSLKSKTLVAIAVATCLSPMSLYAQSNATGANDAEVERVLVTSRKRSEDMNDVPISINVVTDELIDNLGAADFTDLLGVVPSLTSYQNGPGRTRLSIRGVANGGGNDNDTQNQETVGIYMDEIPISMGGMNPEFALFDLKRVEVLRGPQGTLFGAGSMTGTVRLVSNEPDLNEFGGRYEATASSISHGSQNYSVKGLINAPVIENQLAFRASGYYMDNGGYIDNEVTGEKDLNDGISKGAKISTLYFPTDNLRAELTLLHHNYSDNGYPQDIDSTPFLTRNYTSFDGFDDEVNIANLTLKYDLEWAELVSSTSYFDRSIINRRSLDLLFESALPPEVTPHELIDFTDSEVWVQELRLASTTDDKLQWTVGAYADKKDVFYENTFPVPGADAILGVPSSAFGAPEDHLYYGFDDLTVETYALFGEAYYDIGDLSITAGLRYFNWKQNIEFYQSGLFNGESNGDIRPESTTDGVNPKLNVSYRLNDEVLVYAQAAKGFRYGGINGAIPESVCSEELAQVEREGGDTRFFKPDEIWNYEAGIKGVSSDGMFSYNATVFHIDWSDMQTSRSFECGFGFRENVGEATSQGIEFELSMKPVNALTLSLGGAYINSTLDADVPNLSALKGDSAPFVPETTFNASADYERALSQNYMGFAYFNVQYTGDRATEFNEEAANYRKMDAYTVANLRLGVRFDEFEVSLFANNLFDDDGVVRAIGRPPFDQPATIRVTPRTVGLTFRGNY